A stretch of Scheffersomyces stipitis CBS 6054 chromosome 2, complete sequence DNA encodes these proteins:
- a CDS encoding predicted protein — translation MFKKNSVKQQFVDITGASSATASKFLDSNNYNLQRAVDAYFNSPSSKKSSAPVFDKALVAIFENYRDEDNESQIDINGTMQYLEDLEIEPEDPQSLTLAFFLHSPRMGVFSKSQFLKQWQQYGINSIDGMKKFLAQYHESLLYNEENFYEENSNLGYGKKEPVTFKKLYDFTFDFLMEVENQKLLDYQTAIDYWTLLLPLVVNTAVKDGSLQPDKRATVESRIEQWFEFVRNEYKRSFSKDSWSMFYLFFKDIIIKDPEKFTDYDEMAAWPSVMDEYFEYLRENELLEELV, via the coding sequence atgttcaagaagaactcgGTTAAGCAGCAGTTCGTAGACATCACTGGTGCGTCTTCAGCAACCGCACTGAAGTTTCTCGATTCCAACAATTACAATCTTCAGCGTGCTGTCGATGCGTACTTCAACAGTCCCAGTTCAAAAAAGAGCCTGGCTCCAGTTTTCGACAAAGCTCTAGTAGCCATCTTTGAAAATTACAGAGATGAGGATAATGAGTCTCAAATAGATATCAATGGAACTATGCAATACTTGGAGGATCTCGAGATCGAACCAGAAGATCCGCAATCGCTTACATTGgcattctttcttcatagTCCAAGAATGGGAGTCTTTCTGAAAAGCCAGTTTTTGAAGCAATGGCAGCAATATGGCATCAACTCTATTGACGGTATGAAGAAATTTCTTGCCCAATATCATGAATCGTTGTTATATAACGAGGAGAACTTCTACGAGGAAAATTCTAATCTAGGTTATGGAAAAAAAGAGCCTGTAACGTTCAAGAAGCTCTACGATTTTACgtttgacttcttgatggaAGTGGAAAACCAGAAGTTATTGGACTACCAAACTGCTATCGACTACTGGACCCTTTTGCTTCCGCTTGTAGTAAATACTGCTGTCAAAGATGGGAGTTTACAGCCAGATAAAAGGGCTACTGTGGAGTCCAGAATTGAGCAATGGTTCGAGTTTGTCCGAAATGAATATAAGCGTTCCTTTCTGAAGGACAGCTGGTCTATGTTctacttgttcttcaaggacATTATAATAAAAGATCCCGAGAAGTTCACAGACTACGATGAAATGGCCGCTTGGCCTAGTGTCATGGATGAATATTTCGAGTACTTAAGAGAAAACGAGTTGTTAGAGGAGTTAGTGTAG
- a CDS encoding predicted protein, whose amino-acid sequence MSREQKIKVELLKYADKKEYDIVLDLLLQWVQRDLIGMFATMTREEFAFIVNQVIVHQYTLLQRYASRRSLSKDVSGKSKDPLFLEAMHLVQKIRRLYSNILYVDPTEHIYGVDKRENLYSSDKLTGVKLSVADYENLVLMELHNYKFDLASKWFQRFAKEYALRMSYKLYILKLQTYCGGLPSSWLQSNAELARMNFDPKQSRFKWEQEVSAVMSEFYSENGNVKLDNEFNETVIYCIGYSKNIDYLNHHIYSVYGIAPNAEVNRNFEIMSTEDPAYPDINILTAIVVAMSHNDRFNTAMKVVSRFQEIYDIDTSGVKAKNFWQQIFKWCNLSNRYSEKSSLKIFSKITDGSKSKTARAHSSLESAKSDPNFDYEGYLEFVSHISNLRKTSFDQLWALYNEAGIGFSFQVYKTYLQYLRESIVEDREQKYYNYLSVLLNDYQKYNVNKKSFNTRNDPNFRAVSNIAGTIYDLYIVAMKSLIDIKWQATYAGQCPPLIEKWSLDDKMKKDLKLWFETNRLPKYKSMIEKKREEHMIKLRTDDKEEDSFLDLM is encoded by the coding sequence ATGTCTAGAGAGCAGAAGATTAAAGTTGAACTTTTAAAGTATGcagacaagaaagaatacGACATAGTTCTAGATCTACTTTTGCAATGGGTGCAGAGAGACCTTATCGGAATGTTTGCGACGATGACCAGAGAAGAGTTTGCCTTTATAGTTAACCAAGTCATTGTTCATCAATACACTTTGCTTCAAAGATATGCCAGTAGAAGGTCGTTATCCAAAGATGTGAGTGGTAAATCCAAAGACCCGTTGTTCCTTGAGGCTATGCACCTAGTTCAGAAAATCAGACGTTTGTACAGCAATATTCTCTATGTTGATCCCACGGAACATATCTACGGTGTCGACAAGAGAGAAAATCTTTATTCTTCGGACAAGTTGACTGGAGTCAAACTTTCTGTAGCTGACTACGAGAATTTAGTGCTTATGGAATTGCATAACTATAAGTTCGATTTGGCATCCAAGTGGTTCCAGCGTTTTGCTAAGGAATACGCCTTGAGAATGTCTTACAAATTGTACATATTAAAGCTCCAAACATATTGTGGAGGATTGCCGTCGTCGTGGCTCCAGAGCAATGCTGAACTAGCTAGAATGAACTTTGATCCCAAACAGAGCAGATTCAAGTGGGAACAAGAAGTGTCTGCTGTTATGTCTGAATTCTACCTGGAGAACGGCAATGTCAAGTTGGACAATGAATTCAACGAAACCGTAATATACTGCATTGGTTATTCCAAGAATATAGACTATTTGAACCATCATATTTATTCCGTCTATGGAATTGCTCCGAACGCTGAGGTCAACAGAAATTTCGAAATCATGTCTACGGAAGACCCTGCATACCCTGACATCAACATATTGACAgcaattgttgttgctaTGTCACATAATGATCGTTTTAATACTGCCATGAAGGTGGTAAGCAGATTCCAAGAAATTTACGATATAGATACTTCAGGTGTGAAGGCCAAAAACTTTTGGCAACAGATCTTCAAGTGGTGTAACTTGAGTAACAGATACTCCGAAAAGCTGTCTTTGAAGATTTTCAGTAAGATCACTGACGgatcaaagtcaaagacTGCTAGAGCCCATCTGTCGTTGGAATCTGCAAAATCGGATCCTAACTTCGACTATGAAGGATATTTGGAATTTGTGAGTCacatttccaacttgagAAAAACATCTTTCGATCAATTATGGGCACTTTATAACGAAGCCGGCATTGGGTTTTCGTTCCAGGTGTACAAGACATACTTGCAATATCTCAGAGAAAGTATAGTCGAAGATCGTGAACAAAAATACTACAACTATTTAAGTGTGTTGCTTAACGATTACCAAAAGTACAatgtcaacaagaaatcgtTCAACACTAGAAATGACCCCAACTTCAGAGCCGTGAGTAACATTGCAGGCACCATATACGATCTCTACATTGTCGCAATGAAAAGTTTGATAGACATCAAATGGCAAGCTACCTATGCTGGTCAATGTCCTCCTTTAATAGAGAAATGGTCTCTTGATgacaagatgaaaaagGACTTGAAGTTATGGTTCGAAACCAACAGATTGCCCAAGTACAAGAGCAtgatagagaagaaaagagagGAGCACATGATCAAGTTAAGGACTGACGAtaaggaagaagactcGTTCTTGGACTTAATGTGA
- a CDS encoding predicted protein, whose translation MTSDCVGTMPFVGSSALLAAEKKSWSASWTEVRSKVKERTIDLKITTDVNATGGAICNYDSIIGVPTNEHTNKENATDPTGTTTNENPMGNIPDGTDKVDITAVADVISHGDILSSSDNSDRSLNDKGKDNKDSSGVSNNSSDYNTKTEKPPFYVSVGKTTTIQRPIPTKGSLRGRRRKVDLDMYLREHPEEMTSNPVVQRYSDPGHAVPSVEIDTQQSMFNPYNFVGHSQPFIHIDLSNYLGDARSAVSRSYRSRANSCTGNGPSSNSGINRPSSNSLTNNNDDHNSGDSLVHTNSGSQGSFLYYYYPFPYPTFYTLPLTPSASVNDNDIANGNHNDFGVRNSNRYGYENSAQSGISRVNTICSQTRRQPQRRVNSIKNQLEYYFSPQNLLRDGHLQSLMDPTNGASNF comes from the exons ATGACTCTGGACTGTGTTGGGACAATGCCGTTTGTGGGCTCTTCAGCCCTACTAGCCgcagaaaagaaatcttGGAGCGCCAGCTGGACTGAAGTCAGGTCTAAAGTTAAAGAGAGAACTATCGATCTAAAGATTACTACTGATGTCAATGCCACTGGCGGTGCCATATGTAATTATGACAGTATTATTGGAGTTCCTACTAATGAGCATACTAATAAAGAAAATGCCACAGATCCAACTGGCACTACTACTAATGAGAACCCTATGGGCAATATTCCCGATGGTACTGACAAAGTCGATATCACAGCCGTTGCTGATGTCATATCACATGGCGATATCCTATCCAGCAGTGACAACTCCGATCGCAGTCTCAACGATAAAGGAAAGGACAACAAGGATAGCAGCGGTGTAAGCAATAACAGCAGCGACTATAACACGAAGACCGAAAAACCACCATTTTATGTCTCTGTCGGAAAAACAACTACCATTCAGAGACCAATTCCCACAAAAGGAAGCCTAAGAGGAAGACGTCGTAAAGTCGATCTTGACATGTATCTTCGTGAGcatccagaagaaatgacCTCAAATCCTGTAGTTCAAAGGTACAGCGATCCAGGACATGCAGTGCCTTCGGTGGAAATTGATACGCAGCAGAGTATGTTCAATCCGTATAATTTCGTTGGTCATTCCCAGCCATTCATACATATCGACTTGAGCAATTATTTGGGAGACGCAAGGTCGGCAGTTTCCAGATCATACAGATCCAGAGCGAACTCATGTACTGGAAATGGGCCCAGCTCGAATTCGGGAATAAATAGGCCCAGCTCGAATTCACTAACGAATAATAATGATGACCATAACAGCGGAGACCTGCTTGTTCACACCAACAGTGGATCCCAGGGAAGTTTCTTGTATTACTACTATCCATTTCCGTATCCAACTTTCTACACTCTTCCGTTGACTCCCAGTGCCAGTGTCAATGATAATGACATCGCAAATGGAAACCATAATGATTTTGGAGTTCGTAACAGTAATAGATACGGATATGAAAATTCAGCACAGTCAGGTATTCTGCGTGTAAACACAATTTGTTCACAAACTAGACGGCAACCACAGAGAAGAGTCAACAGCATCAAGAACCAACTTGAATACTACTTTTCACCTCAGAATCTTCTCAGGGATGGTCATCTTCAGTCGTTGATGGACCCCACAAACGGAG CATCGAATTTCTAG
- a CDS encoding predicted protein, giving the protein MSTSSFVKKLASNDRPTRDAALEALRKFLSSKSTKSMSLLDMEKLWKGLYFSMWFCDRPKAQERLAENLGSLYSQVILKDDFAKFVEAFWSIMIKEWPSIDQWRIDKYYLLIRRVVRHNFQFMQSTEWDSEILQKWLDVMNRTVLSGDKSVPVALPYHLCDIWVEELERVLFEDLKDLQSELDELSKEDEDYITKYSELLKRKVEIASEAPITELISPFTRLNKEALLKTLREKCKEDVLDDERLKDWGSVEGDEEEEEEEDDDDEDASEEEWTGF; this is encoded by the coding sequence ATGTCCACTTCTAGTTTCGTCAAGAAGTTAGCCTCCAATGACCGTCCCACTAGAGATGCGGCTTTGGAGGCTCTCAGAAAATTtttgtcttccaaatctaCCAAGTCTATGAGCTTATTGGATATGGAGAAGTTATGGAAGGGTCTTTACTTCTCCATGTGGTTCTGTGATAGACCCAAGGCCCAGGAAAGACTTGCAGAAAACTTGGGTTCATTATACTCTCAAGTAATTTTGAAAGACGATTTTGCCAAGTTTGTTGAAGCTTTCTGGTCTATTATGATTAAAGAATGGCCCTCAATAGACCAATGGAGAATCGACAAATACTACTTATTGATCAGAAGAGTAGTTAGACATAACTTTCAGTTTATGCAGAGCACAGAATGGGATAGTGAAATATTGCAGAAATGGCTCGACGTCATGAACAGAACCGTTTTAAGTGGAGACAAGTCTGTTCCTGTAGCTTTACCATACCATTTGTGTGATATCTGGgtggaagagttggaaagagttctctttgaagacttgaaggatttACAACTGGAATTGGACGAGTTGAgtaaagaagatgaagactATATTACCAAGTACCTGGAGTTATTGAAACGtaaagttgaaattgccCTGGAAGCGCCTATAACGGAGCTCATCTCACCGTTTACTAGATTAAACAAAGAagcattgttgaagactttgagAGAAAAGTGCAAAGAAGACGTTTTGGATGACGAGAGATTAAAGGACTGGGGATCTGTGGAAggagatgaagaagaagaggaggaggaggatgacgacgacgaagatgcCAGTGAAGAGGAATGGACAGGATTTTGA
- a CDS encoding pre-mRNA splicing factor affecting 3 splice site choice, with translation MSSNGNDSSGQPKNPSDFKGEANPYIPKFISTTPWYSTTSKDKDGKDVKDEDKNDYLKHQRKDPNVVVDYSVAQAGGGISDEIVESGKSVVKNKVDYDSKRDRWFGYSNEEWDKVLQNWEKLKANTQKRRKLTETVELDSDDTDYELELVEMNLSRDDIRTNTKEDPLEKMMRDRQDVPSYIYNITSDPNNKIRVEYDPKSRLSKDTTKGFLNDDQQFVKKLSTEGQNLTELQKFAWEIDQKEQKERQKESLAKSLEAGEYVAPQVNLDLSVEASPTLMMMKQRKHREELDKAKSLKKQSLLNKYGGSEFANAPE, from the coding sequence ATGAGCTCTAATGGAAATGACAGTAGTGGTCAGCCCAAGAACCCTTCGGACTTCAAGGGAGAAGCCAATCCGTATATACCGAAGTTCATCTCTACTACACCTTGGTACAGTACTACTTCCAAAGATAAAGATGGAAAGGATGTAAAAGACGAAGACAAAAACGACTACCTCAAACACCAGCGGAAGGACCCCAATGTCGTGGTTGATTACTCTGTAGCACAAGCTGGTGGAGGTATTAGTGACGAAATCGTAGAGTCTGGGAAAAGTGTAGTCAAAAACAAAGTAGACTACGACTCTAAACGAGATAGATGGTTTGGATATCTGAACGAAGAATGGGACAAAGTTTTGCAGAATTGGGAAAAGCTTAAGGCAAATACTCAGAAGAGGCGGAAATTGACGGAAACTGTGGAATTAGACTCAGATGATACCGACTATGAATTGGAACTAGTTGAGATGAACTTGTCGCGAGACGATATCCGGACGAAtacaaaagaagatccatTGGAAAAGATGATGAGGGATCGCCAAGATGTTCCATCATACATATATAACATCACCAGTGATCCTAACAACAAAATTAGAGTGGAGTACGATCCCAAATCAAGATTGTCTAAGGATACTACGAAGGGATTCTTGAACGATGACCAGCAGTTTGTGAAAAAATTAAGCACAGAGGGCCAGAATCTCACAGAGCTCCAGAAATTTGCCTGGGAGATCGACCAAAAAGAGCAGAAAGAGAGACAGAAGGAGTCTCTTGCAAAGAGTTTGGAAGCAGGCGAGTATGTGGCACCACAAGTAAACTTGGATTTAAGTGTAGAAGCCAGTCCAAccttgatgatgatgaagcaaAGAAAGCATAGGGAAGAATTGGATAAGGCAAAaagcttgaagaaacaatcgttgttgaacaagtatGGTGGAAGTGAATTCGCTAATGCTCCAGAATAG
- the ECH1 gene encoding enoyl CoA hydratase (go_funtion catalytic activity~go_process metabolism), with amino-acid sequence MTFNADDFKQFKNFIVSEIEEGFVHIQFNNPKTLNAFADQDWKDYYEILVRLDADPETNVILISSTVPKAFSSGLNLKDALATMSSAGEGHDTIRFKKLHDHIADFQYCIGTPARINTPTIALLNGINYGLALDIAAATTIRVATADARFSIREIKIGISADIGSLQRMPNIVNNKSLLFQHALTGDVFKADEALNLGFVSKIVADIPAGLEYCKELGSDINGHQQWAIKGTKKHIQDIIDNKPVEEGLKDIRNYNATHINGKFLEGIRAVKL; translated from the coding sequence ATGACTTTCAACGCAGACGacttcaaacaattcaaaaatttcaTTGTCTcggaaattgaagaaggattTGTCCATATTCAATTTAACAACCCCAAGACCTTGAACGCATTTGCTGACCAGGACTGGAAGGATTACTATGAAATATTAGTTCGTTTGGATGCCGACCCTGAGACAAATGTGATTTTAATCTCGTCAACCGTGCCCAAGGCCTTCTCCTCTggtttgaacttgaaggatgCCCTCGCAACCATGAGCTCCGCAGGTGAAGGACATGATACTATCaggttcaagaagttgcacGATCACATTGCAGACTTCCAATACTGTATTGGTACCCCTGCAAGAATCAACACTCCTACCATTGCCCTTTTGAACGGGATTAACTACGGATTGGCTTTGGATATCGCAGCAGCCACCACTATCCGTGTCGCTACAGCCGATGCTCGTTTTTCCATCagagaaatcaagattGGTATTTCAGCCGATATCGGCTCGTTGCAGAGAATGCCTAATATAGTCAACAATAAGTCGTTGTTATTCCAACATGCATTGACCGGCGATGTCTTCAAAGCTGACGAAGCATTGAATCTTGGTTTCGTTTCCAAGATTGTCGCTGATATCCCAGCCGGCCTTGAGTACTGTAAGGAATTGGGTTCCGACATCAACGGCCACCAGCAGTGGGCCATCAAGGGTACTAAGAAACACATCCAGGACATCATTGACAACAAGCCTGTCGAAGAAGGTTTGAAAGATATCAGAAACTACAATGCTACCCATATTAACGGTAAGTTCTTGGAAGGTATCCGTGCAGTCAAACTCTAG
- the MUC1.3 gene encoding hypothetical protein, likely cell wall localized and GPI-anchored mucin like, with protein MKYLLPLVQLTWMLAGASCSTFYSNSSSSEFPTISVSSVSSLLSSSAELSSYVNSSSIISESSTGETSILSSIASSTEESTIETSNGPSTEESTVETSVGPTSETSQTGAESSPVVSTSESTITSSPSGTPIPPLTADTPFILTALIDGIAAIVEALLVDIENGTLRKRLETYILGFNLGGADVVFNLDPDTSFLSSNNGLYVQAPDPQLGVYLGASPVAGWGYTPDGQLSFNGVSAFFSCPYGDNGGSILTTVDTGNCSGLQLGIVVQENPTSSSSESETSGTSSEASSGAESSGASTAETSGASSAETSGASSAETSGASSAVTSGASSAVTSGASSAVTSGASSAVTSGASSAVTSGASSAVTSGASSAVTSGASSAVTSGASSAVTSGASSLPSGITSAGSSGVTSGASSAPTSGTPSSAESSGASKTTSYTFQLTAIAAPPNDFSELLLDNGARLILDPTNGAEFELSLPGGFLKVGDLFVHADASGFYLSSETFGGFSFIGDPLLELNGQSDFYICPTLDVPLQLTKVDPSCMLGSLSLVLEPATSSTGSTGTSTGSTGATTGATTGATTGATTGAAGTSTGGAGASTGASSLTTATITTNTVVTITECPSTVTNCPLNYRKTVTIPKTIVTTYCPLTEGTYVVESTSLEVITITKCPATVTNCPLNSIQTYTVAHTIKSTGVTPIAPGATAAPGAPGAAAPGAAAPGAAAPGAAAPGAPGAPGAPGAPGAAATPGAPGAAATPGAPGAPGAAVTPGAPGAPGATVAEQATGAATASFSVFTYEAAAGKATGTIGTFMLMLVALLM; from the coding sequence ATGAagtatcttcttccattggTCCAATTGACTTGGATGTTGGCTGGAGCTTCTTGCTCAACCTTCTATTCTaactcctcttcttcagaatttCCAACTATTTCTGTAAGTTCAGTATCTTCATTATTGTCATCGTCTGCCGAGTTGAGTTCGTACGTAAACTCGCTGTCCATCATCAGTGAATCCTCCACCGGAGAAACTAGTATTTTGAGTTCAATTGCATCGTCTACTGAAGAATCCACTATCGAGACTTCTAACGGACCATCTACTGAAGAGTCCACTGTTGAAACTTCAGTTGGACCAACCTCAGAAACTTCCCAGACTGGCGCTGAGTCGTCTCCAGTTGTCtctacttctgaatctACTATTACCAGTTCTCCAAGTGGTACTCCTATTCCACCATTAACTGCTGACACTCCTTTCATTTTGACTGCTTTGATCGATGGTATTGCTGCTATCGTTGAAGCCCTTTTGGTTGACATCGAAAATGGCACTTTGCGTAAGAGACTTGAGACCTACATTTTGGGTTTCAACCTTGGCGGTGCCGATGTTGTCTTCAACCTTGACCCAGATACCAGTTTCctttcttcaaacaatGGTTTGTACGTTCAAGCTCCTGATCCACAATTGGGTGTTTACCTTGGTGCATCCCCTGTTGCCGGATGGGGCTACACTCCAGACGGACAATTGAGTTTCAATGGAGTTTCTGCTTTCTTCAGTTGTCCATATGGTGACAACGGTGGTTCCATCCTTACTACAGTGGACACCGGAAACTGTAGTGGTTTGCAATTGGGTATCGTTGTTCAAGAGAATCCtacctcttcttcttctgaaagcGAAACTTCTGGAACATCAAGTGAGGCATCTTCGGGTGCTGAGTCTTCTGGAGCTTCTACCGCTGAGACTTCTGGTGCTTCTAGTGCTGAAACCTCTGGTGCTTCTAGTGCTGAAACCTCTGGTGCTTCTAGTGCTGTTACTTCTGGTGCTTCTAGTGCTGTAACCTCTGGTGCCTCCAGTGCTGTAACCTCCGGTGCCTCCAGTGCTGTGACTTCTGGTGCCTCCAGTGCTGTAACCTCTGGTGCTTCTAGTGCTGTAACCTCTGGTGCTTCTAGTGCAGTGACTTCTGGTGCTTCTAGTGCTGTGACTTCTGGTGCTTCTAGTGCTGTAACCTCTGGTGCTAGTTCTCTCCCATCTGGTATCACATCTGCTGGTTCATCTGGCGTTACCTCTGGTGCTTCATCTGCACCAACCTCTGGtactccttcttctgctgagAGTTCAGGTGCCTCCAAGACTACTTCTTATACCTTCCAATTGACTGCCATTGCTGCACCTCCAAACGATTTCAGCGAATTGCTTCTCGACAATGGTGCCAGATTGATCTTGGATCCTACCAATGGTGCCGAATTCGAATTATCCCTTCCAGGTGGTTTCCTTAAAGTAGGTGACTTGTTCGTCCACGCTGACGCTTCTGGTTTCTACCTTAGTTCTGAAACCTTCGGTGGTTTCTCCTTCATTGGCGACCCtcttttggaattgaacGGTCAATCTGACTTCTACATTTGCCCAACTTTGGATGTTCCATTGCAACTTACCAAGGTTGACCCAAGCTGTATGCTCGGCTCCTTGTCGTTAGTCTTGGAACCAGCTACTTCCTCCACTGGTTCCACTGGTACTTCCACTGGTTCCACTGGTGCTACTACTGGTGCTACTACTGGTGCTACTACTGGTGCTACTACTGGCGCAGCTGGTACTTCCACTGGTGGTGCTGGTGCCTCTACTGGTGCATCACTGTTGACTACCGCCACTATCACCACCAACACTGTTGTTACTATCACTGAATGCCCAAGCACTGTTACTAACTGTCCTCTCAACTACCGTAAGACTGTCACTATTCCAAAGACTATTGTAACTACTTACTGTCCACTTACTGAAGGCACCTACGTTGTTGAATCTACCTCGTTGGAAGTTATCACTATTACCAAATGTCCTGCTACAGTTACTAACTGTCCTCTTAATTCTATTCAAACATATACTGTTGCTCACACCATTAAGTCTACCGGTGTTACTCCAATTGCTCCTGGTGCCACTGCTGCTCCAGGCGCTCCAGGCGCTGCTGCTCCAGGTGCTGCTGCTCCAGGTGCTGCTGCTCCAGGTGCTGCTGCTCCAGGTGCTCCAGGTGCTCCAGGTGCTCCAGGTGCTCCAGGTGCTGCTGCTACCCCAGGTGCTCCAGGTGCTGCTGCTACCCCAGGTGCTCCAGGTGCTCCAGGTGCTGCTGTTACCCCAGGTGCTCCAGGTGCTCCAGGTGCTACTGTTGCTGAACAAGCTACTGGTGCTGCTACCGCTTCCTTCTCTGTGTTCACTTAcgaagctgctgctggtaaGGCCACTGGAACTATCGGTACCTTCATGTTAATGTTGGTTGCCCTCCTCATGTAA
- a CDS encoding protein transport protein SEC61 gamma subunit (go_component membrane~go_process protein targeting; intracellular protein transport) — MAAEGLEKITEVPVEFFKDGSAFVKKCQKPDQKEYFKIIRAVGIGFIMMGVVGYAVKLIHIPIRYLIV; from the exons ATGGCTGCCGAAGGTTTAGAAAAGATCACCGAAGTCCCagttgaattcttcaaggacGGTTCTGCATTCGTCAAGAAGTGTCAGAAGCCTGACCAAAAGG AATACTTCAAAATCATAAGAGCTGTCGGAATCGGTTTCATCATGATGGGTGTTGTTGGTTACGCCGTCAAGTTGATTCACATCCCAATCAGATATTTGATTGTTTAA